GCGAGGCGAGGGCCTCCTTCACCACCGTCACGTTGTCGGCGGACTGATGAGCGGCGCGCAGTTCCTCGAAGGGCCGGATCCGCTCCCAGATCCCCATCGCGGCCGGGTAGTCGCCCGCACGCAGCGCGGCCAGCAGGTTCAGCGAGACGGCCGGGGCGACATTGACCAGACCGGAGGTGAAGCCGGTGGCGCCGCCCGCGAAGTAGGACGGCGCGTACAGCTCGGCGAGTCCCGCGACCCAGACGAAGCGGTCCAGGCCGGCGTCCCGGGCGAAGGCGGCGAACCTTGTGGCATCGGGAACGGCGTACTTCACGCCGATGACATTGGGGCACAAGTCCCCGAGTTCGGCGAGGTGGTCACCACCGAGCTGCGGATTGCGGATGTACGGGACGACACCGAGCTCCGGGACGGCCTCGGCGATCACACGGTGGTAGTCCGTCCAGCCGTTCTGCGAGAGGTACGGGTGCACAGGCTGATGCACC
This portion of the Streptomyces sp. NBC_01750 genome encodes:
- a CDS encoding dihydrodipicolinate synthase family protein: MTTPDLTSLRAALADVVAIPVTPFTADDTLDTDAHRALLGRLLDSGVHTVTPNGNTGEYYALSPEERRAVAELTIDEVGDRAAVLVGVGLDLPTAVAAAEHARSAGAGMVMVHQPVHPYLSQNGWTDYHRVIAEAVPELGVVPYIRNPQLGGDHLAELGDLCPNVIGVKYAVPDATRFAAFARDAGLDRFVWVAGLAELYAPSYFAGGATGFTSGLVNVAPAVSLNLLAALRAGDYPAAMGIWERIRPFEELRAAHQSADNVTVVKEALASLGLCRRDVRPPSRALPEAHRAAVAGLVAGWAV